The Nitrospirota bacterium genome includes a window with the following:
- a CDS encoding NAD(P)-dependent alcohol dehydrogenase yields MLPTRGYAARGPTSLLEPFNFERREPGPRDVLIEILYCGICHSDIHQARDEWGGAIFPMVPGHEIVGRVTQVGPEVKRFKVGELAGVGCFVDSCRTCESCRAGLEQYCEGHVAWTYNGTEKDGRTPTYGGYSTQIVVDENYTLKISPNLPLANVAPLLCAGITTYSPLRHFNAGPGRRVGVVGLGGLGHMAVKLAASMGAEVTVFSTSKTKAQDARRLGAQDFVVSLEPKNLEACANRFDVILDAVSAPHDLNAYLNLLRRDGVLVLVGVPAKPLEVQAFSLILKRRRLAGSVIGGIRETQEMLDYCAQQNIASDVEVIPIQQVNEAYERTIKGDVRYRFVIDMKTL; encoded by the coding sequence ATGCTACCCACAAGAGGATATGCAGCCAGAGGCCCCACCTCTCTTCTCGAACCCTTCAACTTTGAGCGGCGCGAGCCGGGCCCGCGCGACGTGCTCATCGAAATTCTCTACTGCGGGATCTGCCACTCAGACATCCACCAAGCCCGGGACGAGTGGGGCGGCGCGATCTTCCCCATGGTCCCCGGCCACGAAATCGTCGGGCGCGTGACGCAGGTCGGACCAGAGGTGAAGCGATTCAAAGTCGGTGAGCTGGCCGGCGTCGGCTGTTTCGTGGATTCCTGCCGCACGTGCGAAAGCTGCCGAGCCGGCTTGGAGCAGTACTGCGAAGGCCATGTCGCCTGGACCTACAACGGCACCGAGAAGGACGGGAGGACCCCGACGTACGGCGGCTACTCGACTCAGATCGTGGTGGACGAAAACTACACGCTCAAGATTTCCCCGAACCTGCCGCTGGCGAACGTCGCCCCTCTGCTCTGCGCAGGGATCACCACCTACTCGCCGCTCAGGCATTTCAACGCCGGTCCCGGCCGGCGAGTCGGAGTCGTCGGGCTAGGCGGCTTGGGCCATATGGCGGTGAAGCTGGCCGCCTCCATGGGCGCTGAAGTCACCGTCTTCAGCACATCCAAGACGAAAGCGCAGGATGCGCGCCGCCTTGGCGCGCAGGACTTCGTCGTGTCGCTCGAGCCGAAGAACCTCGAGGCCTGCGCCAATCGGTTCGATGTCATCCTTGACGCGGTCTCCGCGCCCCATGATCTCAATGCCTATCTGAATCTCTTGCGCAGAGACGGCGTGCTGGTGCTGGTGGGCGTTCCGGCCAAGCCGTTGGAGGTCCAAGCTTTCTCGCTCATCCTCAAGAGAAGAAGACTGGCCGGCTCGGTCATCGGGGGCATCCGCGAGACGCAGGAGATGCTCGATTACTGCGCCCAACAGAACATCGCGTCGGATGTCGAGGTGATCCCCATCCAGCAGGTCAACGAGGCGTACGAGCGGACGATCAAGGGCGATGTGCGGTATCGCTTCGTCATCGATATGAAAACACTGTAA
- a CDS encoding pirin family protein, which produces MNVLPRHIETIIEPEPVIEGAGVRLKRSIATQTLNYLDPFLLLDHFESSDPRDYQAGFPLHPHRGIETVTYVLRGEVQHKDTLGNSGSIGAGDVQWMTAGRGIMHEEMPQVRPEGIAGFQLWVNLPAKLKMTKPRYQDIRAAQIPEITTAGGVKIRVIAGTVDGVNGPVTGIAANPTYLDVSIPARASFSQPIERGHTAFAYVFEGEAQFTGETREDGTWVSHPRLVMLGDGDDVRVVTGDRPARMLLVSGKPLREPIARYGPFVMNTQEEIEQTLLDLRRGTFVAT; this is translated from the coding sequence ATGAACGTGTTACCTCGTCACATCGAAACGATCATCGAGCCCGAACCGGTGATTGAAGGCGCGGGCGTACGTCTCAAGAGGAGTATCGCGACCCAGACATTGAACTATCTGGATCCATTTCTGTTGTTGGATCACTTCGAATCGAGCGATCCTCGCGATTATCAAGCCGGATTCCCCCTGCATCCCCACCGAGGCATTGAAACCGTGACCTACGTGCTGCGGGGAGAAGTACAACACAAGGATACCCTCGGTAACTCCGGTTCCATCGGAGCGGGCGACGTGCAGTGGATGACCGCCGGACGAGGCATCATGCACGAGGAAATGCCGCAGGTACGCCCGGAAGGGATCGCCGGATTCCAGCTCTGGGTCAATCTGCCGGCGAAGCTCAAGATGACCAAGCCGCGCTACCAGGATATCCGGGCGGCCCAGATCCCGGAAATCACCACAGCAGGCGGAGTCAAGATTCGGGTGATCGCGGGAACCGTCGACGGGGTCAACGGTCCGGTGACCGGGATTGCCGCCAATCCCACCTACCTGGACGTCTCCATCCCCGCCCGCGCCTCATTCAGCCAGCCGATCGAACGGGGACACACGGCATTTGCCTATGTGTTCGAGGGGGAGGCACAATTTACCGGCGAGACGCGGGAAGACGGTACCTGGGTATCGCACCCCAGGCTTGTCATGTTGGGGGACGGTGACGATGTGAGAGTGGTCACCGGTGATCGCCCTGCCCGCATGTTGCTGGTGTCCGGCAAACCGCTGCGTGAGCCCATCGCGCGGTACGGTCCGTTCGTCATGAACACGCAAGAAGAGATCGAGCAGACGCTGCTCGATCTCCGTCGAGGAACATTCGTCGCAACGTGA
- a CDS encoding sigma 54-interacting transcriptional regulator, with amino-acid sequence MEKTSNQPCTDTPVSRYCALLGVSEAIAAHRDLSALFHDLAKRLPSVVPFEFIGLILHDPDRHVMRVHVLEATEEAQRIALGMELPVEESAGGWVWTHQQPLVVPCTQDEQRFPKAIGPLRQMGVASFVMVPLTTALRRLGAMGFGSLTPCAFGEEEIDFLQQVAKQVAVAVDNVLNYERAQTAQQHLTRERDRLRLLLEINNAVVSRLNFKDLFGAIATYLRKVIPHDYTSLALYEPERNGFVVYALDFPGGKGFITEGLRTTLDTPAGEAFRAGQPFVVAPGEVSRCQSDFGQRAAAEGLKTACCLPLISGERKLGTLNVARLRDEPFTPEDVELLGQAASQIAIAIDNALVHEELRLLQEKLAKEKLYLEDEIRTEYNFEEIVGDSPALKKVLKQVEIVAPTDSTVLILGETGTGKELLARAIHNLSGRRDRTFVKMNCAAIPSGLLESELFGHEKGAFTGAIAQKIGRFELADGGTLFLDEVGDIPPELQSKLLRVLQEQEFERLGSNKTVKVNVRLVAATNRDLAQMVADKQFRSDLYYRLNVFPLTVPALRERREDIPLLVRYFAQKFARRMNKRIDTIPTETMEALTRYHWPGNVRELENLIERAVILSTGPELSVPLTELKPSTVPNAEPVATLEAAEREHILRALREANWVIGGPSGAAAKLGMKRTTLQSKMQKLGIARPQ; translated from the coding sequence ATGGAGAAGACGTCGAACCAGCCCTGCACCGACACTCCCGTATCGCGGTACTGCGCCCTCCTGGGAGTTTCGGAAGCGATCGCCGCGCACCGGGACCTCAGTGCCTTGTTCCATGATCTGGCGAAGCGCCTGCCCTCGGTCGTGCCGTTCGAATTCATCGGCCTCATCCTCCACGATCCTGATCGTCACGTGATGCGCGTCCACGTGTTGGAGGCGACGGAAGAGGCCCAGCGCATCGCGCTTGGCATGGAACTGCCGGTCGAGGAATCCGCCGGCGGCTGGGTGTGGACCCATCAGCAGCCGTTGGTCGTCCCGTGCACGCAGGACGAGCAGCGTTTCCCGAAAGCCATCGGACCTCTTCGCCAAATGGGCGTCGCTTCGTTCGTCATGGTCCCGCTGACTACGGCCTTGCGGCGACTCGGCGCGATGGGGTTTGGCAGCCTGACTCCGTGCGCGTTCGGCGAGGAGGAGATCGACTTCCTCCAGCAAGTCGCCAAGCAAGTGGCCGTCGCCGTGGACAACGTGTTGAACTACGAACGCGCCCAGACCGCGCAACAGCACCTCACGCGCGAACGCGACCGTCTCAGGCTGCTGCTCGAGATCAACAACGCGGTCGTGTCCCGCCTGAATTTCAAGGACCTGTTCGGAGCGATCGCGACGTACTTGCGCAAGGTCATTCCCCACGACTACACCAGCCTCGCCCTGTACGAGCCCGAGCGGAACGGGTTCGTCGTGTACGCGCTGGATTTCCCCGGCGGCAAGGGATTCATCACGGAGGGCTTGCGCACCACGCTCGACACGCCGGCCGGCGAGGCGTTCCGCGCCGGTCAGCCGTTTGTGGTCGCGCCGGGAGAGGTGAGCCGGTGCCAATCGGATTTCGGCCAGCGCGCCGCCGCCGAAGGGCTCAAGACCGCCTGCTGTCTCCCGTTGATTTCCGGCGAGCGGAAGCTCGGCACGCTGAACGTGGCGCGGCTCCGGGACGAGCCGTTCACGCCGGAGGACGTCGAACTGCTCGGTCAAGCCGCCAGCCAGATCGCCATTGCGATCGACAACGCGCTCGTACACGAGGAGCTCCGTTTGCTCCAAGAGAAGCTCGCAAAGGAAAAGCTCTACCTCGAAGACGAAATCCGGACCGAATACAACTTCGAGGAGATCGTGGGCGACAGCCCCGCGCTGAAGAAGGTGCTCAAACAGGTCGAGATCGTCGCGCCGACGGACTCGACGGTGTTGATCCTCGGCGAGACCGGCACGGGGAAGGAACTCTTGGCCCGCGCCATTCACAATCTGAGCGGGCGGCGCGACCGGACCTTCGTCAAGATGAACTGCGCGGCGATTCCCTCCGGTCTGTTAGAAAGCGAACTGTTCGGCCACGAAAAGGGGGCCTTCACCGGCGCCATCGCCCAGAAGATCGGTCGATTCGAGCTCGCCGACGGCGGCACGCTGTTTCTGGACGAGGTCGGCGACATTCCGCCGGAACTTCAGTCCAAGCTGTTGCGCGTCCTCCAGGAGCAGGAATTCGAACGGCTCGGAAGCAACAAAACCGTCAAGGTCAACGTCCGCCTGGTCGCCGCCACGAACCGGGACCTTGCCCAAATGGTGGCCGACAAGCAGTTCCGGAGCGACTTGTATTACCGGCTCAACGTGTTTCCGCTGACGGTGCCGGCGCTGCGCGAGCGGCGCGAAGACATCCCCCTGCTCGTCCGCTACTTCGCCCAGAAGTTTGCCCGGCGGATGAACAAGCGGATCGACACCATCCCCACTGAGACAATGGAGGCGCTCACCCGGTATCACTGGCCGGGCAACGTCCGCGAACTGGAGAATCTGATCGAACGAGCGGTGATTCTGTCTACAGGCCCTGAGCTCAGTGTGCCCCTGACCGAGCTGAAACCCTCGACCGTGCCGAACGCCGAGCCGGTTGCGACGCTCGAAGCCGCCGAACGCGAGCACATTCTGCGCGCGCTTCGCGAAGCCAACTGGGTGATCGGCGGTCCGTCCGGCGCCGCGGCCAAACTCGGCATGAAACGGACCACCCTCCAATCGAAAATGCAGAAGCTCGGGATTGCCCGTCCGCAGTAG
- the metH gene encoding methionine synthase, with translation MELEQILRERIVVLDGAMGTMIQARQLDEAAFRGERFARHPSDLKGCNDLLCMTQPELIEAIHVQYLEAGADIIETNTFNSTVISMADYRLEPFVYDLNLAGAQAARRAVEAVTAKGPSRPRFVAGAIGPTNRTASMSPDVNNPAFRSVSFDQLVEAYTEQVRGLMDGGVDVLLVETVFDTLNCKAALFAIDQYFERVGRRVPVMVSVTITDRSGRTLSGQTVEAFWNSVSHMPLLSVGINCALGAKQMRPYLEELATVAPVFISCYPNAGLPNAFGGFDETPEIMSADLKEFASNGWLNIVGGCCGTTPAHIRAIAEAVKPFPPRVRPSVEPYTRLSGLEPLTIRPETNFVNIGERTNVTGSPAFAKLILAGDYESALSVARQQVEGGAQMIDVNMDEGMLDSKAAMETFLHLIASEPDIARVPVMIDSSKWEVIEAGLKCVQGKAVVNSISLKEGEAKFVEQARLIRRYGAAVIVMAFDERGQADTFERKIEICARSYRILTEQVGFPPQDIFFDPNILTVATGIEEHNNYAVDFIEAARWIKQHLPLAKVSGGISNISFSFRGNNVVREAMHAAFLYHAIRAGLDMGIVNAGQLAVYEEIPKDLLELVEDVLLNRRPDATERLVAFAETVKQKGKAAVKDDEWRRGTVEERLSHALVKGVADYIEADVEEARRKYAKPLDVIEGPLMAGMNVVGDLFGSGKMFLPQVVKSARVMKKAVAYLLPFMEAEKRKSGGRQAAGKVVLATVKGDVHDIGKNIVGVVLGCNNYEVLDLGVMVPCEKILATAREHKADMIGLSGLITPSLDEMVHVAREMTREGFQVPLLIGGATTSKAHTAVKIAPAYAHPVVHVLDASRAVGVVGSLLSSDQRPAFVDKLRLEQEQIRQAHRDRGPKALKPLADARANRLPTDWAAVDIPTPGFLGIKVLDRLPLEQLVPFIDWSPFFHTWELKGRYPQILDDPTLGAKARELFADARKLLGEIVAKQLLTARGVYGFYPANSVGDDIELYADESRRTVLTTFHTLRQQLEKPEGQYNLALADFIAPKDSGRLDYLGAFAVTAGGGIEALCERFERDHDDYNSIMAKALADRLAEAFAEWLHKRAREDWGYGKSERLTNDDLIRERYRGIRPAPGYPACPDHTEKRLLFDLLQVEKHAGICLTETFAMYPAASVSGLYFAHPQARYFAVGKIGRDQVLDYQARKKMPLAEIERWLAPNLNYDPA, from the coding sequence ATGGAACTGGAACAGATTCTCCGGGAGCGGATCGTCGTCCTCGACGGCGCGATGGGGACGATGATTCAGGCCCGCCAATTGGACGAAGCGGCGTTCCGCGGGGAGCGGTTCGCGCGGCACCCGTCCGACCTCAAGGGCTGCAACGATCTCCTCTGCATGACGCAGCCGGAGCTGATCGAGGCCATCCACGTCCAGTATCTGGAGGCCGGCGCGGACATCATCGAGACCAATACGTTCAACTCCACCGTGATCTCGATGGCCGATTATCGGCTGGAGCCTTTCGTGTACGACCTTAACCTGGCCGGCGCCCAAGCGGCCCGCAGGGCGGTCGAGGCCGTGACGGCCAAGGGTCCGTCGCGCCCGCGCTTCGTCGCCGGCGCCATCGGCCCGACCAATCGCACGGCCTCCATGTCCCCGGACGTGAACAATCCGGCGTTCCGGTCGGTGTCGTTCGACCAGTTGGTGGAGGCCTACACGGAACAGGTCCGCGGCCTGATGGACGGAGGCGTGGACGTCCTGCTGGTCGAAACCGTCTTCGACACGCTCAACTGCAAAGCGGCGCTGTTCGCGATCGACCAATACTTCGAGCGGGTCGGCCGTCGCGTGCCGGTGATGGTATCGGTCACCATCACGGACCGGAGCGGCAGAACCCTCTCCGGCCAGACGGTGGAAGCGTTCTGGAACAGCGTGTCCCACATGCCGCTGCTGAGCGTCGGGATCAACTGCGCGCTCGGCGCCAAGCAGATGCGGCCCTATCTTGAAGAGCTGGCGACCGTCGCGCCGGTGTTCATCAGTTGCTATCCGAATGCGGGACTGCCGAACGCCTTCGGCGGGTTCGACGAGACACCGGAGATCATGTCGGCCGATCTGAAGGAGTTCGCGTCCAACGGCTGGCTGAACATCGTCGGCGGCTGCTGCGGCACGACGCCCGCGCACATCCGGGCCATCGCCGAGGCGGTCAAGCCGTTCCCGCCCAGGGTGCGGCCGAGCGTCGAGCCCTACACGCGCCTGAGCGGCCTGGAGCCGTTGACCATCCGGCCCGAGACGAACTTCGTCAACATCGGCGAGCGCACGAACGTCACCGGGTCGCCGGCCTTCGCCAAGTTGATCCTTGCGGGCGACTACGAGTCCGCCCTCTCGGTGGCCCGCCAGCAGGTGGAAGGCGGCGCGCAAATGATCGACGTGAACATGGACGAGGGCATGTTGGATTCCAAGGCCGCGATGGAGACGTTCCTCCATCTGATCGCCTCGGAGCCGGACATCGCCCGCGTGCCGGTCATGATCGACAGCTCCAAGTGGGAAGTGATCGAGGCCGGGCTGAAGTGCGTCCAGGGCAAGGCGGTCGTGAACTCCATCAGCCTGAAAGAAGGCGAGGCGAAGTTCGTCGAACAGGCTCGTCTCATCCGGCGGTACGGCGCGGCGGTGATCGTCATGGCCTTCGACGAGCGGGGGCAAGCCGACACCTTCGAGCGCAAGATCGAGATCTGCGCCCGCTCGTACAGGATTCTCACCGAACAGGTCGGCTTTCCGCCGCAGGACATCTTCTTCGACCCGAACATTCTGACCGTCGCCACGGGGATTGAAGAGCACAACAACTACGCGGTCGATTTCATCGAAGCCGCCCGGTGGATCAAGCAGCACCTTCCGCTCGCCAAGGTGAGCGGCGGGATCAGCAACATCTCGTTCTCGTTCCGGGGGAACAACGTCGTCCGCGAGGCGATGCACGCGGCCTTCCTCTACCATGCGATCCGCGCCGGTCTGGACATGGGCATCGTGAACGCCGGCCAGTTGGCCGTGTACGAAGAGATCCCCAAAGACCTGCTGGAACTGGTCGAGGACGTCCTGCTCAATCGGCGGCCCGACGCAACCGAGCGGCTGGTGGCCTTCGCCGAGACCGTCAAGCAGAAGGGCAAGGCCGCCGTGAAGGACGACGAGTGGCGGCGCGGCACGGTGGAAGAGCGGCTGTCGCACGCGCTGGTCAAAGGCGTTGCGGACTATATCGAAGCGGACGTCGAGGAAGCCAGGCGGAAATACGCCAAGCCGCTCGATGTGATCGAGGGACCGCTGATGGCGGGCATGAACGTCGTCGGCGACCTATTCGGGTCCGGCAAGATGTTTCTGCCGCAGGTGGTGAAGAGCGCGCGCGTGATGAAGAAGGCGGTGGCCTATCTGTTGCCGTTCATGGAAGCGGAGAAACGGAAGTCCGGGGGGCGGCAGGCGGCCGGTAAGGTGGTGCTCGCGACCGTGAAGGGCGACGTGCACGATATCGGCAAGAACATCGTCGGGGTCGTGCTGGGCTGCAACAACTACGAGGTGCTCGACCTCGGGGTCATGGTGCCGTGCGAGAAAATTTTGGCGACCGCCCGCGAGCACAAGGCGGACATGATCGGCCTGAGCGGGCTGATTACGCCGTCGCTGGACGAGATGGTCCATGTCGCGCGCGAGATGACGCGCGAAGGGTTCCAAGTCCCGCTGCTGATCGGCGGGGCCACCACGAGCAAAGCCCACACGGCGGTGAAGATCGCGCCGGCCTATGCCCACCCGGTCGTGCACGTCCTGGATGCGTCGCGGGCGGTGGGGGTGGTCGGGAGCTTGTTAAGCTCCGACCAACGGCCCGCGTTTGTAGACAAGCTCCGGCTGGAGCAGGAGCAGATCCGGCAAGCCCATCGCGACCGCGGCCCCAAGGCCCTTAAACCGCTAGCTGATGCGCGGGCCAACCGGCTGCCGACCGATTGGGCGGCCGTCGATATTCCGACGCCCGGCTTCCTCGGCATCAAAGTCCTGGACCGCCTGCCGCTCGAGCAACTGGTGCCGTTCATCGACTGGTCGCCGTTCTTTCACACCTGGGAGTTGAAGGGACGATACCCCCAGATCCTCGACGATCCCACTCTCGGTGCAAAGGCGAGGGAGCTGTTCGCCGATGCGCGGAAATTGCTCGGCGAGATCGTGGCCAAACAACTCCTGACGGCACGCGGCGTCTACGGCTTCTACCCGGCCAACAGCGTGGGGGACGATATCGAACTGTACGCCGACGAGTCCCGGAGGACGGTCCTGACGACCTTTCATACGCTCCGGCAACAACTGGAGAAACCCGAAGGCCAGTACAACCTGGCGTTGGCCGACTTCATCGCGCCCAAGGACTCGGGGCGGCTCGATTACCTGGGAGCCTTTGCGGTGACGGCGGGAGGCGGGATCGAGGCGCTGTGCGAGCGTTTCGAGCGGGACCATGACGACTACAATTCGATCATGGCCAAGGCTCTGGCCGATCGGCTGGCCGAGGCCTTCGCGGAATGGCTGCACAAGCGAGCCCGCGAGGATTGGGGCTATGGGAAGTCCGAACGGTTGACGAACGACGATTTAATCCGTGAACGGTACCGCGGCATCCGCCCGGCGCCGGGCTATCCGGCCTGTCCCGACCACACCGAGAAACGGTTGCTATTCGACTTGCTCCAGGTCGAGAAACACGCCGGCATCTGCCTCACCGAGACCTTCGCCATGTATCCGGCCGCGTCCGTCAGCGGCCTTTACTTCGCGCATCCGCAGGCGAGATACTTCGCGGTCGGCAAGATCGGGCGAGACCAGGTATTGGACTATCAGGCCCGCAAGAAGATGCCCCTCGCCGAGATCGAGCGCTGGCTTGCTCCCAACCTGAACTACGATCCGGCTTAG
- a CDS encoding HD domain-containing phosphohydrolase gives MPTSIPFNGYQSLIDEKNILVVDDEEPIRRLLGYMLQTHGYPVALAADAREARRQLKERTFALILCDVNMPGESGMDLLQHVLTEYPHTAAIMVTGLDSPVLANAALDMGAFGYIIKPFEANEVLINVANAFRRRRLEIENRAHCQNLEDIVRTRTMALQQALEWLERSEKELRLSREETIQRLAIAAEFRDSSTAKHIQRMSHYCELLARKIGLSAERCDLIRTASPMHDIGKIGTPDHVLLKPGKFTPEEFNVIAQHAEIGYRILSGSDAELLKVAAVIAWTHHERWDGSGYPRGLRGEGIPIEGRIAAIADAFDALTTERVYKPAFEMDHAVDLMLKHRGEHYDPDLLDVFLASMEDVKKIHERYADLANRPILPQ, from the coding sequence ATGCCAACGTCGATCCCTTTCAACGGTTACCAGTCTCTGATCGATGAAAAGAACATTTTAGTGGTCGACGACGAGGAACCGATCCGCCGCCTGTTGGGATACATGCTCCAGACCCACGGCTACCCGGTCGCCCTGGCCGCCGACGCCCGTGAGGCGCGGCGGCAGTTGAAAGAGCGGACGTTCGCGCTGATCCTCTGCGACGTGAACATGCCGGGGGAATCCGGCATGGATCTCTTGCAGCATGTGCTGACCGAATATCCCCACACCGCTGCGATTATGGTGACCGGACTCGACAGCCCGGTCCTGGCGAACGCCGCGCTGGACATGGGGGCTTTCGGCTATATCATCAAGCCCTTCGAAGCGAACGAGGTCCTCATCAACGTCGCCAACGCCTTCCGGCGCCGACGACTAGAGATTGAAAACCGGGCTCATTGCCAGAACCTCGAAGACATTGTGCGGACCCGCACCATGGCGTTGCAACAAGCCCTCGAGTGGCTGGAGCGAAGCGAAAAGGAGCTCCGGTTGTCTCGGGAGGAGACGATCCAACGACTGGCCATCGCCGCCGAGTTCCGAGACAGTTCAACCGCCAAACACATTCAACGGATGAGCCACTACTGCGAGCTTCTCGCGCGCAAGATCGGCCTATCGGCCGAACGCTGCGACCTCATCCGCACGGCCAGTCCCATGCACGATATCGGAAAGATCGGGACGCCGGACCATGTCCTCCTCAAACCCGGCAAGTTCACGCCCGAGGAATTCAACGTCATCGCCCAACACGCGGAGATCGGCTACCGCATTCTGAGCGGGTCGGATGCGGAGCTACTGAAAGTCGCCGCCGTCATTGCGTGGACTCACCACGAGCGGTGGGATGGAAGCGGCTATCCGCGCGGGCTGAGGGGCGAAGGGATTCCGATCGAGGGCCGGATCGCCGCGATCGCCGACGCCTTCGACGCCCTGACGACCGAGCGAGTCTACAAACCGGCCTTCGAGATGGATCATGCGGTCGATCTGATGTTGAAACACCGCGGGGAACATTACGATCCCGATCTCCTGGACGTCTTCCTGGCATCTATGGAGGACGTGAAAAAGATTCACGAGCGGTATGCCGATCTCGCCAACCGGCCCATTCTTCCTCAATAA
- the rph gene encoding ribonuclease PH, whose product MIRIDGRGKDQVRPVTINRNFNKYAEGSVLIQMGETKVICTASVEDKVPPFLKDKGRGWVTAEYAMLPRATHERSPREAVKGKQGGRTLEIQRLVGRALRAVTDMTQMGERTIWIDCDVIQADGGTRTASITGSFIALADAFAVLKKQGLIKKCPLLDYLAAVSVGKVGGEIMVDLAYEEDSLAEVDMNLVMTGQGRFVEIQGTAERTPFEKSDMDEFLALGWKAIQGLVEMQKELVGSLE is encoded by the coding sequence TTGATCCGCATCGACGGGCGGGGGAAAGACCAGGTCCGGCCCGTGACCATCAACAGAAACTTCAATAAATATGCCGAAGGCTCGGTGCTGATTCAGATGGGGGAGACCAAGGTGATCTGCACCGCATCCGTGGAAGACAAGGTCCCTCCTTTTCTCAAAGACAAGGGCAGGGGCTGGGTGACAGCCGAATACGCCATGTTGCCGCGCGCCACGCATGAACGTTCTCCTCGAGAAGCGGTGAAGGGCAAGCAAGGGGGCCGCACCCTGGAAATTCAACGGCTGGTCGGGCGGGCGCTCCGCGCTGTCACGGATATGACGCAAATGGGGGAGCGCACGATCTGGATCGACTGTGATGTCATCCAGGCCGACGGGGGGACCCGCACCGCGTCCATCACCGGATCGTTCATCGCCCTGGCGGATGCGTTTGCGGTGCTCAAGAAGCAGGGTTTGATCAAGAAGTGTCCGCTGCTTGATTACCTGGCGGCGGTCAGCGTGGGCAAGGTCGGCGGGGAGATCATGGTCGATCTGGCCTATGAAGAGGATTCGCTGGCCGAAGTCGATATGAACCTCGTTATGACCGGGCAGGGACGGTTCGTGGAAATCCAGGGAACAGCCGAACGGACCCCGTTCGAGAAGAGCGATATGGATGAATTTCTGGCGCTTGGCTGGAAGGCCATCCAGGGCCTGGTCGAAATGCAGAAGGAATTGGTGGGGAGCCTGGAGTAA
- a CDS encoding XTP/dITP diphosphatase: MIKELVLATRNKDKGRELTALLADLGVVIRTLVEFPDAPEVIEDGETCEANAVKKAVAIARYTGLPAVADDTGLEVEALGGRPGVYAARYAGEDATYEDNWRKLLRELEGVPREKRWARFVTVAALAEPNGSVRTETGSLEGFIAEKPAGTEGFGYDPVFYVPELGKTLAELSSDEKNRISHRARAFAKVREILMRNVE, encoded by the coding sequence ATGATCAAGGAATTGGTGCTGGCGACGCGCAATAAAGACAAAGGAAGGGAGCTCACGGCGTTGCTGGCCGATTTGGGTGTCGTGATCAGGACTTTGGTTGAATTTCCCGATGCTCCCGAGGTGATCGAAGACGGGGAGACTTGCGAAGCCAACGCTGTGAAGAAGGCCGTCGCCATCGCCCGCTACACAGGGCTGCCCGCCGTGGCCGACGACACGGGATTAGAAGTGGAGGCATTGGGCGGCCGGCCGGGGGTCTATGCGGCGCGGTATGCGGGCGAGGATGCGACGTATGAAGACAACTGGCGCAAGTTGCTGCGGGAATTGGAGGGTGTTCCTCGGGAGAAGCGCTGGGCGCGTTTCGTGACCGTGGCGGCTCTGGCCGAGCCGAACGGCTCGGTCCGCACCGAGACCGGATCGCTCGAAGGGTTCATCGCGGAGAAGCCGGCCGGGACCGAGGGGTTCGGCTACGACCCGGTGTTCTATGTGCCCGAACTGGGAAAAACGCTGGCCGAACTCTCCAGCGACGAGAAGAACCGAATCAGCCATCGAGCCCGAGCCTTCGCCAAGGTCCGCGAAATTCTCATGAGGAATGTGGAATGA
- a CDS encoding SDR family oxidoreductase: MWEETPTSSRGPLASRLFKAVNTVSPGYTITDMLPADPAFRRMGEQASPLKRLGTPEDIADVVAFVVSEEARWLTGQNIHAGGGVVM; the protein is encoded by the coding sequence ATGTGGGAAGAGACTCCGACCTCTAGCCGCGGGCCTCTAGCCTCGCGCCTATTCAAAGCAGTGAATACGGTCTCCCCGGGGTATACAATCACCGACATGCTCCCCGCCGATCCCGCTTTCCGCCGTATGGGCGAACAGGCTTCGCCGCTGAAGCGGCTCGGCACGCCGGAAGACATCGCGGACGTCGTGGCCTTCGTCGTCAGCGAAGAGGCGCGGTGGTTGACGGGACAGAATATCCATGCCGGCGGCGGTGTGGTGATGTGA